CCGAGCGGGCTATAGGCGACGAAGCCGATGCCGAGTTCGCGGACGGTCGGCAGGATCTCGGCCTCGATCCCGCGCGTCCAGAGCGAGTATTCGCTCTGGAGCGCGGTCAGCGGATGGGTCGCATGCGCCCTGCGGAGCTGGCCGGCATCGGCCTCCGAAATGCCGACCCCGCCGATCTTGCCCGCTTCGACCAGACGACCGAGCGCGCCGATGGACTCCTCGACCGGGATGTCGGGATCGACACGGTGGAGGTAATAGAGATCGATGCGCTCGAACCCCAGTCGCTTGAGGCTGGCGTCGACCGCCTCGGCCGGGTCGATGCGGCGCCCCTCGGGACCATCGGGGCGATGGACGAACTTGCTGGCGATCGTGATCTCGTCGCGGCGCCAGCCGAGCGCCCGGCCGATCAGCTCTTCGTTATGCCCGGCGCCGTAACCGGTCGCAGTGTCGAAGAAGGTGATGCCAAGCTCGATTGCGCGGTGCAGCGTCGCGACCGACTGCGCTTCGTCCGCGCGGCCATAGCTGTGCGACAGCCCCATCGCGCCATAGCCCTGACGGCTCACCTCCAATTGCCCGACTTGTGCCATCTGCGATCCTTTCCAGCGGTTTCGCCAAGGCTCGCGCCCCGCCGCCGTTTTCGGAACCCAGTTTACCTTGTGCAGCGGATAGAATCTATATTTCTCCGGTGGGAATATGAGGATTGGCTGAGCTTTGGCGGCTTACTCTGGGGCGCCGAACTGGGCGGAAAACAGCGAAAATCGGATTTTAAACCCGAGCAAATGTCAGCCGCCTGAAAGCCGCTTTCGACCATAGCATCCTTATCGAACGCATATTGACTCAGTCGGAATTGCCGCAATGCTGGCAAGCGAGTGCGGCGAACGGCCGCATGGCGGCGCGATCAACGCGCACCAGATCACCGATAAACCGGGGGACAATTTCGATGAAGCTGCTTGCTGCCGCCTTGCTGCTGTCCGCTGCGCCGACAGCGCTGTTCGCCGCGGACGATCCGCCTGCGCGCCCTGCCGATCCGCCGCTCGCGGCAAGCGAGGACGATCCCACGCAGTCGGGCGAGATCCTCGTCACCGCGCGTCGCCAGACCGAGCGAGCCCAGGACGTCCCGATCGCATTGACAGTTGCCTCCGGCGACTCGCTGGAGCGGACCGGCGGCTTCTCGCTTCCCGACATCCAGGCCCGCGTGCCGAGCCTGACTGCGTTCAACTCGAACCCGCGCAACAGCTCGATCGGCATTCGCGGGATCGGCGTCTCGACTGCATCGGACGGGCTCGACAGCTCGACGGGGGTCTATGTCGATGGCGTCTATCTCGGCCGGCCGGGCATGGCGCTGGCCGACCTGATCGATGTCGAGCGGGTGGAGGTGCTTCGCGGACCGCAGGGAACGCTGTTCGGCCGCAACAGCTCGGCCGGCGTGCTCAACATCACCACCCGCAAGCCCGAGTTCGAGTTCGGCGCAATCATCGAGGGATCGGTCGGCGACTATAGCTACAACCAGCAGCGGATCAGCGTCACCGGTCCGATCGTTCGCGACCTGCTCGCGATACGCGCGACGGCGTGGAACACGCACCGCGACGGCGTGCTCGAAAACATCAAGACCGGCATCGCCGCCAACAGCATCGGGCGCAGCGGCGCGCGCCTGCAGTTGCTGGCGACGCCGTCGCCCGACCTGACGATCCGCCTGATCGGCGACTATTCGGTCCAGGACGACACCTGCTGCGTCGGCGTGACCCGCCTGGTCCTGCCGGCGACGCTGAGCGCGACGACGCGGCGGACGCTTCAGTCGCTGGCGGCGCTCGGCTACGTGCCTGAGGCGACGAACGATTTCACGCAGAACAATGCGGCTCAGAACATGCTGACCGATCAGAAATCGGCCTCGCTACAGGTCGATGCCGATGTCGGCTTCGGCGACCTCACGTCGATCACCGCCTGGCGCTACTGGCACTTCGCACCGCTTCAGGACAGCGACGGCACCCCGCTCGACATCATCCAGGTCAATGTCGCGCAGACGCGGACGAACCAGTATTCGCAGGAGCTGCGCCTCGCCTCCAAGCCGGGACGCTTCAACTGGCAGGTCGGGGCGTTCTTCTATCGCCTCGATCTTGTCGATCACTTTATCCTGAACCAGTTCGGGTTCGATGCCAGCGCCTTCTACACGACCTATCTGCGTACCGCGAACCCCAACGCCGCGGCGGTCAGCATCGCGCCGGGGTCCCAATATATCGACGACGTCGACACCTCGACGACCAGCGTCGCCGCCTTCGGCCAGGCCAATTGGGACATCACCCCGACGCTGACGCTGACCGGCGGCATCCGCTATACCCGCGACAAGCGCTGGGGCACCTCGGTCACCTCGACGCGCGGCACGCCCTATGCCGCGACGTCGATCCCCTTCGCCTATGACGTCGAGGTCGCGGACGACAACGTCTCCTACCTCCTGTCGGCGGCGTGGAAGGTCGCGCCCGATATTCTCGCCTACGGCTCCTATTCGACCGGCTACAAGGGATCGGGCCTGAACCTCAATTCGGCGGTGTCGGCGGGCACGCCGCTGGTCCTCGCCCCCGAAAAGGTCCGCAACTGGGAGGCAGGGCTGAAGACGCAGTGGTTCGACCGGCGACTGACCTTCAACCTCAGCGGCTTCTGGACCGAGCTCGAGGGGCTTCAGGCCAATGTCGTGCCGACCAACGGCAACCGCTCCTACCTCGCCAATGTCGGCGA
This is a stretch of genomic DNA from Sphingomonas sp. Y38-1Y. It encodes these proteins:
- a CDS encoding aldo/keto reductase; its protein translation is MAQVGQLEVSRQGYGAMGLSHSYGRADEAQSVATLHRAIELGITFFDTATGYGAGHNEELIGRALGWRRDEITIASKFVHRPDGPEGRRIDPAEAVDASLKRLGFERIDLYYLHRVDPDIPVEESIGALGRLVEAGKIGGVGISEADAGQLRRAHATHPLTALQSEYSLWTRGIEAEILPTVRELGIGFVAYSPLGRGFLAGVSAPEADDRRSVHPRFQPDAVAANAERRRVIEGVAARLDATPAQVALAWVLSKEGVVPIPGTRHVAHLESNWTANDLHLDAATIAELEAAFAPGSTVGERYPAEQLRLVPREPVAA
- a CDS encoding TonB-dependent receptor — its product is MKLLAAALLLSAAPTALFAADDPPARPADPPLAASEDDPTQSGEILVTARRQTERAQDVPIALTVASGDSLERTGGFSLPDIQARVPSLTAFNSNPRNSSIGIRGIGVSTASDGLDSSTGVYVDGVYLGRPGMALADLIDVERVEVLRGPQGTLFGRNSSAGVLNITTRKPEFEFGAIIEGSVGDYSYNQQRISVTGPIVRDLLAIRATAWNTHRDGVLENIKTGIAANSIGRSGARLQLLATPSPDLTIRLIGDYSVQDDTCCVGVTRLVLPATLSATTRRTLQSLAALGYVPEATNDFTQNNAAQNMLTDQKSASLQVDADVGFGDLTSITAWRYWHFAPLQDSDGTPLDIIQVNVAQTRTNQYSQELRLASKPGRFNWQVGAFFYRLDLVDHFILNQFGFDASAFYTTYLRTANPNAAAVSIAPGSQYIDDVDTSTTSVAAFGQANWDITPTLTLTGGIRYTRDKRWGTSVTSTRGTPYAATSIPFAYDVEVADDNVSYLLSAAWKVAPDILAYGSYSTGYKGSGLNLNSAVSAGTPLVLAPEKVRNWEAGLKTQWFDRRLTFNLSGFWTELEGLQANVVPTNGNRSYLANVGDVRSRGVEVDATLDLGQGLSIIANGSYNDARYTDYRNAPCPVGVTGVCDLTGQRLFQAPEWVGNAIVDQRFDLGNGTVPYVIGQVSYRSEVFGVVDAGPYTVIPGYALVNLRAGATFGKGRYDVSAWINNLTGKVYFQNLSTTSIIGAAPFAYAGQLGAPRTIGATLRLRL